A single region of the Sphaeramia orbicularis chromosome 6, fSphaOr1.1, whole genome shotgun sequence genome encodes:
- the LOC115421478 gene encoding C-Jun-amino-terminal kinase-interacting protein 1-like translates to MDKYRPKRPTTLALFPQLPQAGTQDSINNNSLGKKDSWKDSRSSSPHITGDLTPPDVQPKAEDKVRHSTRRPAPKPPTVAAANGRAHSQTAAATAAADARARPRERQSSGATHTQSAGAARSQRRGGGGGGRGGGGGRGGGRAAMRERSLGDIRGKDGVTAGKEEKRAGRLCEGKEKDKNAHQRPREANGPKSRMADGKGKVGARVGGRGGGVGAKANMLAQPEVYLTAMVVPRTPVAPRNKDKNQEQGQNHDRSQENPPVLSRSSSEGGSNRMSLSSDTEAPPPGPLHPAHPHRTNPDISEEDGEGEPTPCFNVHNGPLHHLGAEEETHMDCSKPEVEPGGAGGHKDEENNQDGVTQGDPTAGWTVPKSEATAGLSYDSVKYTLVVDEHAQLELVSLKDCLHSYNERNDDSDAETVYQSANEEEDPEYEEERKRKEETKKQERRKEEEKRRKEEEELRKRREEDLRRRREEEVKRRREVVARICKQSKVTSTTTSEEDESNGGRGGAPRSRKFLNLFGNESSHYSATGAGSFGVFSCLLDGVERQQTHRAVYRFVPRHADELYLETDDPVLILNQCEDLWCQGYNMRTGATGIFPAFYAVKMDKDNNKVHKDGWMEQFMVRFLGSVQVPIHKGSDVLCAAMQKVACNRRLAGQPPSPCVLEVSVKGVKIIVQDQCHSAHRGDQCFHFFQLKNISFCGCHPKHSKYFGFITKHPDQQRFACHVMMSETTLHPLAESVGRAFQQYYKEHIGYSCPTEDIFIE, encoded by the exons GACTCCATCAACAACAACTCTTTAGGCAAGAAGGACAGCTGGAAGGACTCACGCTCTTCCTCCCCTCACATCACAG GGGATCTAACACCACCGGATGTCCAACCCAAAGCTGAGGACAAAGTCCGGCACAGTACCCGCAGACCGGCCCCCAAACCCCCCACGGTCGCTGCAGCCAATGGCAGAGCCCACAGCCAGACCGCCGCCGCCACGGCCGCCGCAGACGCACGGGCTCGGCCACGGGAACGACAGTCATCAggagccacacacacacagtccgcCGGCGCAGCGAGGAGTCAacgcagaggaggaggaggaggaggaagaggaggaggaggaggaagagggggaggaagggCAGCGATGAGGGAGAGGAGTCTGGGAGACATCAGAGGGAAGGATGGAGTAACAGCCgggaaggaggagaaaagagcagGCAGGCTGTGTGAAGGCAAAGAGAAAGACAAGAACGCACATCAGAGGCCGAGGGAGGCCAATGGACCCAAGAGTCGAATGGCTGATGGGAAAGGAAAAGTAGGCGCAAGGGTCGGAGGTCGAGGGGGCGGAGTCGGCGCCAAAGCAAACATGTTGGCTCAACCTGAGGTTTATCTGACAGCCATGGTCGTCCCACGCACACCTGTAGCACCGAGGAACAAGGACAAGAACCAGGAACAAG GCCAAAACCATGACAGGAGCCAGGAAAACCCCCCTGTCCTCTCGCGGTCCAGCAGCGAGGGGGGGTCAAACAGAATGTCCCTGAGCTCAGATACAGAGGCCCCCCCACCCGGGCCCCTGCATCCTGCCCACCCCCACAGAACCAACCCAGACATCAGTGAGGAGGATGGAGAAGGAGAACCGACTCCATGCTTCAATGTCCACAACGGTCCACTTCACCACCTCGGAGCTGAGGAGGAGACCCACATGGACTGTAGTAAACCTGAGGTGGaaccaggaggagcaggaggccaCAAGGATGAGGAGAACAACCAAGACGGTGTCACTCAGGGAGATCCCACAGCCGGTTGGACTGTACCAAAGAGCGAAGCTACAGCCGGGTTGAGCTATGACTCTGTTAAATACACTCTGGTGGTCGACGAGCACGCTCAGTTGGAGCTGGTCAGCCTCAAGGACTGTTTACACAGCTACAACGAGCGCAATGACGACAGCGATGCAGAGACCGTCTATCAGTCAGCCAATGAGGAGGAAGACCCTGAGtatgaagaggagaggaagaggaaggaggagacaaAGAAGCAAG AgagaaggaaagaggaggagaagaggagaaaggaggaggaggagctaaggAAGAGAAGGGAGGAggacctgaggaggaggagggaggaagaggtgAAAAGAAGGAGGGAGGTGGTGGCGAGGATATGCAAACAGTCCAAGGTAACGTCGACCACAACCTCAGAGGAAGACGAGTCCAATGGAGGAAGGGGCGGAGCTCCGCGAAGCAGGAAGTTTCTCAATCTGTTTGGCAACGAGAGCAGCCATTACAGCGCTACCG gtgcaggttcCTTTGGCGTGTTCTCCTGCCTTTTGGACGGCGTAGAGAGACAGCAGACCCACAGAGCCGTCTACAG GTTTGTCCCCCGTCATGCAGACGAGCTGTACCTGGAGACGGACGACCCCGTGTTGATCCTGAACCAGTGTGAGGACCTGTGGTGTCAGGGTTACAACATGAGGACCGGAGCCACCGGCATCTTCCCTGCATTCTACGCCGTCAAGATGGACAAAGATAATAACAAAg TCCACAAAGATGGTTGGATGGAACAGTTCATGGTGCGGTTCCTGGGTTCGGTTCAGGTTCCGATCCACAAAGGCAGCGACGTGCTGTGTGCTGCAATGCAGAAG GTGGCGTGTAACCGGCGGTTGGCGGGTCAACCCCCGTCCCCGTGTGTCCTGGAGGTCAGTGTGAAGGGGGTGAAGATCATCGTCCAGGACCAGTGTCACTCTGCACACAGG ggCGACCAGTGTTTCCATTTCTTCCAGTTAAAGAACATCTCGTTCTGTGGATGTCATCCAAAACACAGCAA GTATTTCGGTTTCATCACCAAACACCCAGACCAACAGCGCTTTGCCTGTCATGTCATGATGTCAGAGACAACTCTACATCCTCTGGCTGAATCTGTCGG GAGGGCGTTCCAGCAGTATTACAAGGAACATATTGGCTACTCGTGTCCCACCGAAGACATCTTCATTGAATAA